A genomic region of Chitinimonas arctica contains the following coding sequences:
- the groES gene encoding co-chaperone GroES, with the protein MKIRPLHDRVVIKRVEAEEKTASGIVLPGNAAEKPDMGEVVSVGTGKLLDNGSVRALQVKAGDKVIFGKYSGQTVKVDGNELLVMREEDIMGVVEA; encoded by the coding sequence ATGAAGATTCGTCCCCTGCACGACCGCGTCGTGATCAAGCGTGTTGAAGCCGAAGAAAAGACCGCCTCGGGCATCGTTCTGCCTGGCAACGCAGCCGAGAAGCCGGACATGGGCGAAGTGGTATCCGTGGGTACCGGCAAGCTGCTGGACAATGGTTCGGTGCGCGCCCTGCAGGTCAAGGCCGGCGACAAGGTGATCTTCGGCAAGTACAGCGGCCAGACCGTGAAGGTCGATGGCAACGAACTGCTGGTGATGCGCGAAGAAGACATCATGGGCGTGGTCGAAGCCTGA
- the groL gene encoding chaperonin GroEL (60 kDa chaperone family; promotes refolding of misfolded polypeptides especially under stressful conditions; forms two stacked rings of heptamers to form a barrel-shaped 14mer; ends can be capped by GroES; misfolded proteins enter the barrel where they are refolded when GroES binds), with amino-acid sequence MAAKEVKFGDSARAKMVIGVNILADAVKVTLGPKGRNVVLERSYGSPTITKDGVSVAKEIELKDKFENMGAQMVKEVASKTSDIAGDGTTTATVLAQAIVLEGMKFVAAGMNPMDLKRGIDKAVIALVGELKNISKPCTTSKEIAQVGSISANSDASIGDIIATAMDKVGKEGVITVEDGNSLENSLDTVEGMQFDRGYLSPYFINNPEKQIASLDNPFVLLFDKKISNIRDLLPVLEQVAKAGRPLLIIAEDVEGEALATLVVNNIRGILKTVAVKAPGFGDRRKAMLEDIAILTGGTVIAEEIGLTLEKASLADLGQAKRVEIGKENTTIIDGAGKAEAIQARVGMINKLAEESTSDYDREKLQERKAKLAGGVALIKVGAATEVEMKEKKARVEDALHATRAAVEEGIVAGGGVALLRARSAIADLKGINPDQDAGIKIVLRAIEAPLRQIVQNAGDEPSVVVAKVLEGKGNFGYNAGTGEYGDMVEMGVLDPTKVTRSALQHAASIAGLMLTTDCMVAELPKEDGPMGGGGMGGMGGMGGMDM; translated from the coding sequence ATGGCTGCAAAAGAAGTGAAGTTCGGCGACAGCGCTCGCGCGAAAATGGTTATCGGCGTGAACATCCTGGCCGATGCCGTCAAGGTGACCCTGGGCCCTAAAGGCCGTAACGTCGTGCTGGAGCGTTCCTACGGTTCGCCCACCATCACCAAGGACGGTGTGTCGGTCGCCAAGGAAATCGAGCTGAAGGACAAGTTCGAGAACATGGGCGCGCAGATGGTGAAGGAAGTGGCTTCCAAGACTTCCGATATCGCCGGCGACGGCACCACCACCGCCACCGTGCTGGCACAAGCCATCGTGCTGGAAGGCATGAAGTTCGTTGCCGCCGGCATGAACCCGATGGATCTGAAGCGCGGCATCGACAAGGCCGTGATCGCCCTGGTCGGCGAACTGAAGAACATCTCCAAGCCTTGCACCACCTCGAAGGAAATCGCCCAGGTCGGTTCGATCTCGGCTAACTCCGACGCCAGCATCGGCGACATCATCGCCACCGCGATGGACAAGGTTGGCAAGGAAGGCGTGATTACCGTCGAAGACGGCAACAGTCTGGAAAACTCGCTGGATACCGTGGAAGGTATGCAGTTCGACCGCGGCTACCTGAGCCCGTACTTCATCAACAACCCGGAAAAGCAGATCGCTTCGCTGGACAACCCCTTCGTGCTGCTGTTCGACAAGAAGATCAGCAATATCCGCGACCTGCTGCCGGTACTGGAGCAAGTGGCCAAGGCTGGCCGTCCGCTGCTGATCATCGCCGAAGATGTCGAAGGCGAAGCCCTGGCTACCCTGGTGGTCAACAATATCCGCGGCATCCTGAAGACCGTCGCCGTCAAGGCGCCTGGCTTCGGTGACCGTCGCAAGGCCATGCTGGAAGATATCGCCATCCTGACCGGCGGTACCGTGATCGCCGAAGAAATCGGCCTGACCCTGGAAAAGGCCAGCCTGGCCGATCTGGGCCAAGCCAAGCGCGTCGAAATCGGCAAGGAAAACACCACCATCATCGACGGCGCCGGCAAGGCCGAAGCGATCCAGGCGCGTGTTGGCATGATCAACAAGCTGGCCGAAGAATCGACCAGCGACTACGACCGCGAAAAGCTGCAGGAACGTAAGGCCAAGCTGGCCGGCGGCGTGGCCCTGATCAAGGTTGGCGCAGCCACCGAAGTCGAAATGAAGGAAAAGAAGGCACGCGTGGAAGATGCACTGCACGCTACCCGCGCCGCCGTGGAAGAAGGCATCGTGGCCGGTGGCGGCGTTGCCCTGCTGCGCGCCCGTTCGGCCATCGCCGACCTGAAGGGTATCAACCCAGACCAGGACGCCGGTATCAAGATCGTGCTGCGCGCCATCGAAGCTCCGCTGCGCCAGATCGTCCAGAACGCCGGCGACGAGCCAAGCGTGGTGGTTGCCAAGGTGCTGGAAGGCAAGGGTAACTTCGGTTACAACGCCGGTACCGGCGAGTACGGCGACATGGTGGAAATGGGCGTGCTGGACCCAACCAAGGTGACCCGTTCGGCGCTGCAACACGCCGCTTCGATCGCCGGCCTGATGCTGACCACCGATTGCATGGTGGCCGAGCTGCCGAAGGAAGACGGCCCGATGGGCGGCGGTGGCATGGGCGGTATGGGTGGCATGGGCGGTATGGACATGTAA
- a CDS encoding pilus assembly protein: MKKNQFKIKALYAGVCMAMASQVAHAAASPYPALPPTLSSAVTPNIMLLIDNSASMLQVAADPSPFTRGDLCPDPNNNWSSCINNNTGGWRTTMDSPTLTPNNKMNVAKGVAKELIRLNQSLRWGIASFHVANPNTIGGSERGEAGIIVSNILQADQTTGGVSNKTILDNAIDSLRGRTATPLGEALLEVTRYFEGKTSYTNKPIPGGGTTYTSPIQYRCQKNFTIVLTDGDSTNDDRLPGSPNAAISYTRWNSAGSQETKSFSVCTGVSANCPASLEGQTTTPGFGSSTGRFRALRDVAKYANDLDMKPGSGNDADGKPYDDPKFPNQNMQTYTVGFGVDNDVLPAAAQVGAGKYYTALGQAELTSALSNAVSSIMAASSNAGGVAVLSDFAQADNYVYQPVFSPDGWYGELRRYKLLPDGKFDFTSLLEANAVLKPRAASSRLIYSAKTDASSTTAFVFNDTAGLSAMTAAQKAFLGATTPEQQNVINSLRGTNVTNFRDRTNNKLGDIIDAQPVVVSVPFGYSNDSTYTTFKTTQANRGMVFIGSNDGMLHGFNKNNMEEVLGYIPSSVYPNLKPITDKDYGNPSAPHVHAVNGPLRQGDVKISGAWKTLLVGGLGQGGQGYYALDVTTQLPSPSAPNPGSIPAPTPATTVKWEWSEAKDKSVGYSFPNSIIYNVRMGSGSVTPAVVLTNGYESGFDNSTDPAYDDTANSSALFILNANTGALIKKIALPATSTGLSAPAGVDFGQDGVLDYVYAGDVNGNMWRFDLTSADATGFKVATNPIFTAKKGTTAQPIIMRPAILPVNYADGAPHGNLVIFGTGKLLTPADRTDTNEQTLYGILDELAANPTTVPATKLVEQTIMATGSVVDPTKRVGSYRRVSDNTLDLTSRTELNLGWFVDLTDSSERLVASPMLYDDRVFLGTGVPVTVEKCVAGGKGWIMGLNPMTGGVMKTKSNKPFSFVDINNDLKSTDADMVNFGGTNAYASGYGLDGIPTELTFVQSDRVITMPTVANDGSTAGGSVALYEANYQAVYTANAPAGTQVGQPIPRPESKDGSGKNYDCTVGTTNCPPTNILKAPGGVRVVPINFRQIPR, from the coding sequence ATGAAAAAGAATCAGTTCAAAATAAAGGCGCTATATGCGGGGGTCTGCATGGCCATGGCCAGCCAGGTCGCCCACGCCGCCGCCAGCCCGTATCCAGCACTACCGCCCACCCTGTCCTCGGCGGTTACGCCCAATATCATGCTGCTGATCGATAACTCGGCCAGTATGTTGCAAGTCGCAGCAGATCCATCTCCGTTTACGCGCGGGGATCTCTGCCCGGACCCCAACAACAACTGGTCCTCATGCATCAATAATAATACCGGTGGCTGGCGCACTACAATGGATAGCCCTACGCTCACTCCCAATAACAAAATGAACGTTGCCAAGGGCGTGGCTAAGGAATTGATCAGACTAAACCAATCCCTGCGCTGGGGGATTGCCTCGTTCCACGTAGCCAACCCCAATACCATAGGCGGCAGCGAACGTGGTGAAGCTGGCATTATCGTTTCGAACATCCTGCAAGCCGATCAAACCACGGGGGGCGTATCCAATAAGACCATATTGGATAATGCCATCGATAGCTTACGCGGTAGAACCGCCACGCCGTTGGGTGAAGCCTTGCTGGAGGTCACCCGCTATTTTGAGGGCAAAACGTCCTACACCAACAAACCCATCCCCGGCGGCGGCACGACCTATACCAGCCCCATTCAGTACCGCTGCCAAAAGAACTTCACCATCGTATTGACCGACGGCGACTCGACCAACGACGACAGGCTGCCTGGCAGCCCCAATGCTGCGATTTCGTACACCAGATGGAATTCCGCGGGCTCGCAGGAAACCAAGAGTTTCTCCGTCTGCACCGGTGTCAGCGCGAATTGCCCAGCAAGCTTGGAAGGCCAGACCACGACTCCGGGCTTCGGCTCCTCTACGGGTCGCTTCCGCGCGCTGCGTGACGTGGCGAAATACGCCAACGACCTGGATATGAAGCCGGGCTCAGGAAACGACGCCGATGGCAAACCGTACGATGACCCGAAATTCCCTAACCAGAATATGCAGACCTATACGGTGGGTTTCGGGGTGGATAATGACGTTCTGCCCGCAGCTGCCCAGGTCGGCGCCGGGAAATACTATACCGCCCTCGGCCAAGCGGAACTGACCAGCGCCCTGAGCAACGCCGTGTCCAGTATCATGGCAGCCTCCTCGAATGCCGGCGGGGTGGCGGTGCTGTCCGACTTTGCCCAAGCCGATAACTATGTTTACCAGCCCGTTTTCAGCCCCGATGGCTGGTATGGCGAGCTGCGCCGCTATAAATTGCTGCCTGACGGCAAATTCGATTTCACCTCCTTGCTGGAAGCGAATGCGGTGCTGAAGCCGCGTGCCGCAAGCTCTCGCCTTATTTATTCCGCCAAGACGGATGCAAGCTCGACCACGGCTTTTGTCTTTAACGACACGGCAGGGCTCAGCGCCATGACGGCCGCCCAGAAAGCCTTCCTGGGCGCCACGACACCAGAACAACAAAATGTCATCAATTCGCTGCGCGGCACCAATGTCACCAATTTCCGAGACCGGACCAACAATAAGCTGGGCGATATCATCGACGCCCAACCGGTGGTGGTAAGCGTCCCGTTCGGCTACTCCAACGATAGTACCTACACCACCTTCAAGACTACCCAGGCCAACCGTGGCATGGTATTCATCGGCTCGAATGACGGCATGCTGCATGGTTTCAATAAAAACAATATGGAGGAAGTGCTCGGCTACATTCCTTCCTCGGTTTACCCCAACCTCAAGCCCATTACCGACAAAGACTACGGCAACCCCTCTGCGCCGCACGTACACGCTGTGAATGGTCCGTTGCGGCAGGGTGATGTCAAAATCAGCGGCGCCTGGAAAACCTTGCTGGTCGGCGGCCTGGGCCAGGGCGGGCAAGGCTATTATGCGCTTGACGTGACCACGCAACTCCCGTCCCCCTCCGCGCCGAACCCCGGCTCAATACCGGCCCCGACTCCCGCCACCACGGTAAAATGGGAATGGAGTGAAGCCAAGGATAAATCGGTCGGGTATTCCTTCCCCAACTCCATTATCTATAATGTGCGCATGGGGTCCGGTAGCGTCACGCCCGCCGTTGTCCTGACCAATGGTTATGAAAGTGGCTTCGATAACTCAACCGACCCCGCATACGACGACACGGCCAATAGTTCCGCGCTATTTATTCTCAACGCCAATACGGGCGCGCTGATCAAGAAGATCGCCTTGCCCGCCACCAGCACCGGCCTATCGGCGCCGGCCGGGGTGGACTTTGGTCAGGATGGCGTGCTTGACTATGTCTACGCTGGCGACGTCAATGGCAATATGTGGCGCTTCGACCTGACCTCGGCCGACGCTACCGGCTTCAAGGTGGCAACCAACCCCATCTTTACCGCCAAGAAGGGCACTACCGCCCAGCCCATCATCATGCGACCGGCCATCCTACCCGTAAACTATGCCGACGGTGCGCCGCACGGCAATCTGGTCATATTCGGCACAGGCAAGTTGTTGACACCGGCGGATCGGACCGACACCAACGAGCAAACCCTATACGGCATTTTGGACGAGTTGGCAGCCAACCCAACCACGGTCCCCGCAACAAAACTCGTGGAACAAACCATCATGGCTACCGGCTCGGTGGTCGACCCCACCAAGCGCGTAGGCAGTTACCGCCGGGTTTCCGACAATACCTTGGACCTTACCAGCAGAACAGAGCTCAATCTGGGATGGTTCGTCGACCTGACGGACAGTAGCGAGCGGCTGGTCGCATCGCCCATGCTTTACGATGACCGGGTGTTTTTGGGCACGGGCGTGCCTGTGACGGTCGAGAAGTGCGTGGCGGGCGGCAAGGGCTGGATCATGGGGCTGAATCCGATGACCGGCGGCGTGATGAAGACAAAGAGCAACAAACCCTTCTCTTTTGTCGATATCAACAACGACCTAAAATCGACTGACGCCGATATGGTCAACTTCGGCGGCACCAACGCTTATGCCAGTGGCTATGGCCTGGACGGCATTCCCACCGAACTGACCTTTGTTCAGTCGGATCGTGTCATTACCATGCCTACCGTTGCAAATGATGGCAGCACCGCCGGTGGCTCGGTCGCCTTGTACGAAGCCAATTATCAAGCGGTTTATACTGCCAATGCGCCTGCGGGGACACAGGTGGGCCAACCGATACCGCGGCCTGAATCCAAGGACGGCTCCGGCAAGAATTACGACTGTACCGTGGGCACGACCAACTGTCCGCCGACGAATATCCTGAAGGCGCCAGGCGGTGTTCGCGTCGTACCGATCAACTTCCGTCAAATCCCGAGGTAG
- a CDS encoding GspH/FimT family pseudopilin, with protein MTIKTYPYRPGGFTLIEVLIVLALIGVMTAIAVPSMARYVNNAKVSGAATEMLYGLRAARSQAMATGNVVTFCAASAANSSTCNTSGTADWANGWIMFSTKGGTASEDKRSNQIKGMTITSSQTTVNALTFAAGIGSTSTLTFTLCKTGAGSSTPGRQIVVGTNGKAVIKTYNTCT; from the coding sequence ATGACAATAAAGACATACCCATACCGGCCAGGCGGTTTTACCCTTATCGAGGTCTTGATCGTGCTGGCGCTGATCGGGGTCATGACCGCGATCGCCGTCCCGTCCATGGCGCGATACGTGAACAATGCCAAGGTATCCGGCGCCGCCACGGAGATGCTGTACGGCTTGCGGGCAGCGCGTAGCCAGGCCATGGCAACGGGCAATGTCGTTACTTTCTGCGCCGCCAGCGCGGCGAATTCCTCGACTTGCAACACGAGCGGCACTGCCGACTGGGCTAACGGCTGGATCATGTTCTCGACCAAGGGCGGGACCGCATCCGAGGACAAGCGTTCGAATCAAATCAAGGGCATGACGATCACCAGCAGCCAGACCACGGTCAATGCGCTCACCTTTGCCGCCGGTATAGGCTCGACCTCGACGCTTACCTTTACCCTCTGCAAGACCGGCGCCGGTAGCTCGACACCTGGCCGCCAGATTGTCGTCGGTACCAATGGCAAAGCCGTTATCAAAACATATAACACCTGCACCTAG